Proteins co-encoded in one Nicotiana sylvestris chromosome 7, ASM39365v2, whole genome shotgun sequence genomic window:
- the LOC104242284 gene encoding G-type lectin S-receptor-like serine/threonine-protein kinase SD2-5: protein MIAKQRQYFLILLFIFCLSEFAISQSSGNINSTAGLSSLWINRPPLFVNSTSTTGDLYGVTPILLRRNAGPQFLCGFCCNHNTTECFLGILLFDNRDRQNDIINSPQLVWSANRNHPVKPNATLQLGRDGNLVLADSDGTLVWSTNTTGKSISGLNLTERGNIVLFDTRKRAIWQSFDHPTDCLLPGQKLVSGQKLTATIPLTNHSFSFTVLNGSLVASIDTDPPQYYVASNQYDAQGSPYYDFDGRTLTALQDPYTSETQLIKLGPDGHIRVYQLNGFDWIELSEVLSPNLGNCGYPIVCGRYSICTNDKQCNCPVEGNFFRPINRNPDLGCSQLTSISCNSLQDHSLIELKETTYFAFEANFKPSSSIWFEGTKLEDCKIACLSNCSCKAVVWSGTLGKNCLLLNEVFSFMDNWGGRDKTTVFLKVQNSIKSQYQSPISSPRKQSRPLKVIVASTLAAFVGIVVSITTSFALFKRRLLTGKAGDLVDLATILPGILTRFSYNDLKVITEDFSRKLGEGGFGSVYEGTLSNGTKIAVKHLDCVAQGKDSFLTEVKIVGGIHHVNLVKLIGFCAEKNHRLLIYEHMVNGSLDRFISHKNPANGLTWHTRRRIISDVAKGLAYLHDECSQKIIHLDIKPQNILLDQNFNAKISDFGLSKLIEKNKSKVVTRMRGTRGYLAPEWLSSVITEKVDVYAFGIVLLELLCGRKNLDWSQADEEDVHLVSVFRRKAEQKQLMDMVDKNNEDMQLHKEAVTEMMNIVAWCLQGDFTKRPSMTLVVKALEGLVSVESNLDYNFTNLPEVVGNQQREATISSILPSILSGPR, encoded by the coding sequence ATGATAGCAAAGCAGAGACAATATTTTCTTATCCTTCTCTTCATTTTCTGTTTGTCTGAGTTTGCTATATCCCAATCTTCAGGGAATATAAATTCTACCGCTGGACTTTCCTCTTTATGGATCAACAGGCCACCTCTTTTTGTAAATTCCACCTCCACCACCGGCGACTTGTATGGTGTGACACCCATACTTTTGCGAAGAAATGCCGGCCCACAATTCCTTTGTGGCTTCTGCTGCAATCACAATACCACAGAATGCTTTCTTGGTATCCTCTTGTTCGACAACAGAGACAGGCAGAATGATATCATAAATTCTCCCCAGTTAGTTTGGTCTGCTAATCGGAACCATCCAGTCAAACCCAATGCAACGTTGCAACTAGGCCGAGATGGCAATTTGGTCTTGGCAGACTCTGATGGCACTCTTGTTTGGTCCACTAATACTACTGGCAAATCTATTTCAGGCTTAAACTTGACAGAAAGAGGGAATATCGTGCTCTTTGATACGAGAAAACGCGCAATTTGGCAATCTTTTGATCATCCAACAGACTGTTTGCTTCCAGGGCAGAAGTTGGTTTCTGGGCAGAAGCTTACAGCAACCATTCCTTTAACaaatcattctttttcttttactgtTCTTAATGGAAGTCTGGTGGCTTCCATAGATACTGACCCACCTCAGTATTATGTAGCTTCAAATCAGTATGATGCTCAAGGTAGCCCTTATTACGATTTTGACGGTAGAACCCTCACTGCTCTACAAGACCCTTATACATCAGAAACCCAACTTATAAAGCTTGGGCCTGATGGACATATAAGGGTATACCAGTTGAATGGCTTTGATTGGATAGAGTTATCTGAGGTTCTGTCTCCAAATTTAGGGAACTGTGGGTATCCAATAGTGTGTGGAAGATATAGCATTTGTACAAATGATAAGCAATGTAATTGTCCGGTAGAAGGAAACTTTTTCAGGCCAATAAATAGGAATCCAGATCTTGGATGCTCACAGCTAACATCCATTTCTTGCAACTCTTTGCAAGATCATAGTCTAATAGAGCTCAAAGAAACCACATATTTTGCATTTGAGGCTAACTTTAAACCAAGTTCAAGCATATGGTTCGAGGGAACAAAGTTGGAAGATTGCAAAATAGCATGTCTGAGCAACTGTTCTTGCAAAGCTGTTGTTTGGTCCGGAACGCTAGGAAAAAACTGCTTATTACTGAATGAAGTCTTTTCTTTTATGGACAACTGGGGAGGGAGAGATAAGACGACTGTTTTTCTTAAGGTGCAGAATTCCATAAAGTCACAGTATCAATCACCAATCTCTTCTCCAAGAAAGCAATCAAGACCTCTGAAAGTGATAGTAGCATCTACTCTTGCAGCTTTCGTGGGAATAGTTGTAAGTATCACTACGTCGTTTGCTCTTTTCAAAAGGAGGTTGCTGACCGGCAAGGCCGGGGATCTTGTGGATCTAGCAACAATCTTACCAGGAATCCTAACTCGATTCTCTTATAATGACTTGAAAGTAATTACAGAAGATTTCAGCAGAAAGCTCGGGGAAGGAGGATTTGGATCTGTATATGAAGGAACACTCAGTAATGGCACCAAAATAGCTGTGAAGCATTTGGATTGTGTAGCTCAAGGAAAGGATTCATTCTTAACAGAAGTAAAGATAGTCGGTGGCATTCACCACGTCAATTTAGTAAAACTCATTGGATTTTGTGCCGAAAAGAACCACAGGCTTTTGATCTATGAGCACATGGTAAATGGGTCATTAGATAGGTTTATTTCTCATAAGAATCCAGCTAATGGGCTTACATGGCATACAAGGCGAAGGATAATATCAGATGTTGCCAAAGGGTTAGCTTATCTTCATGACGAATGCAGCCAGAAGATAATTCATTTGGACATCAAACCACAAAACATCCTTCTAGATCAAAATTTCAATGCTAAGATATCTGATTTTGGGTTGTCGAAACTGATTGAGAAAAACAAAAGCAAAGTGGTAACTAGAATGAGAGGAACGCGAGGGTATTTAGCTCCTGAATGGTTGAGCTCAGTAATCACTGAGAAAGTTGATGTGTATGCCTTTGGAATTGTGCTCTTAGAACTACTCTGTGGGAGAAAGAATTTGGATTGGTCCCAGGCTGATGAAGAAGATGTCCATTTGGTTAGTGTTTTTAGGAGAAAAGCAGAACAAAAGCAGCTTATGGATATGGTTGACAAAAACAATGAGGATATGCAGCTCCACAAAGAAGCAGTGACAGAAATGATGAACATTGTTGCATGGTGTCTACAGGGTGATTTCACAAAGAGGCCTTCCATGACATTGGTCGTCAAGGCGCTAGAAGGTTTGGTGTCTGTCGAATCCAACTTGGATTACAATTTCACAAACCTACCTGAGGTTGTAGGCAACCAACAGAGGGAAGCCACTATCAGTTCAATATTGCCTTCCATTTTGTCCGGACCAAGGTGA